One Lucilia cuprina isolate Lc7/37 chromosome 4, ASM2204524v1, whole genome shotgun sequence DNA segment encodes these proteins:
- the LOC111675676 gene encoding dolichol-phosphate mannosyltransferase subunit 3 has protein sequence MTNLQRWLMYLLLFLVPYFGILFATIKTPGMEKLLFPLQLLPYILVIMFGLYAAGTVLYRTFTFNDCPEAAKELQEQIQEARKDLIAKGFKFRD, from the exons atGACAAATTTACAACGTTGGTTGATGtacttattgttatttttggtgccatattttggtattttatttgCCACCATTAAAACACCGGGCATGGAAAAATTACTATTTCCTTTGCAATTGTTGCCTTATATTTTGGTCATAATGTTTGGa TTATATGCCGCTGGTACTGTATTATATCGTACGTTTACCTTCAATGATTGTCCCGAAGCTGCCAAAGAATTGCAAGAACAGATACAAGAAGCTCGCAAGGATTTAATAgcaaaaggttttaaatttcGTGATTAG
- the LOC111675666 gene encoding GILT-like protein 1 isoform X2, translating into MTQKIFGLFVALLAVANALKVPVTVYYESLCPDSAKFITEQIYPAVKGDLKDHVEITWVPYGKSSYSTQGSEVNFNCHHGPNECYGNKVHACAIDHIQANSYEAQYTRESLTLDFINCMMKAGKNFPDNVYPGARCARDNHINNWENIQQCANSTEGSQLLMKHGQTTMAFQNPLISVPTVVFKDQYDGKVNEQAQSDFVGVMCKYFVQPLPKMCASRNSAKM; encoded by the exons ATGACTcagaaaatttttggtttatttgtgGCCTTATTGGCAGTCGCTAATGCACTCAAG GTGCCCGTAACCGTATATTATGAATCACTTTGTCCAGACAGTGCTAAATTCATCACCGAACAAATTTATCCAGCTGTTAAAGGCGATTTAAAAGACCATGTTGAAATAACTTGGGTACCCTATGGTAAATCATCG tattCCACCCAAGGTTCAGAAGTTAATTTCAATTGTCATCATGGTCCTAACGAATGCTACGGCAATAAGGTGCATGCTTGTGCTATTGATCACATTCAAGCCAACTCATATGAAGCTCAATATACACGCGAATCTTTGACATTGGACTTTATAAACTGTATGATGAAGGCTGGAAAGAATTTCCCCGACAATGTGTATCCTGGTGCCAGATGTGCTCGTGACAATCACATTAATAACTGGGAAAATATACAGCAGTGTGCCAACAGCACTGAAGGCAGCCAGCTTTTAATGAAACACGGTCAAACTACTATGGCTTTCCAAAACCCTTTGATCAGTGTACCCACTGTAGTATTTAAAGAC caATACGACGGTAAAGTAAATGAACAAGCCCAAAGTGATTTCGTTGGAGTTATGTGCAAATACTTTGTCCAACCTTTGCCTAAAATGTGCGCCAGTCGCAATTCGGCT aAAATGTAA
- the LOC111675666 gene encoding GILT-like protein 1 isoform X1 encodes MTQKIFGLFVALLAVANALKVPVTVYYESLCPDSAKFITEQIYPAVKGDLKDHVEITWVPYGKSSYSTQGSEVNFNCHHGPNECYGNKVHACAIDHIQANSYEAQYTRESLTLDFINCMMKAGKNFPDNVYPGARCARDNHINNWENIQQCANSTEGSQLLMKHGQTTMAFQNPLISVPTVVFKDQYDGKVNEQAQSDFVGVMCKYFVQPLPKMCASRNSAVSIATTPLVGLLVFAFAKLFI; translated from the exons ATGACTcagaaaatttttggtttatttgtgGCCTTATTGGCAGTCGCTAATGCACTCAAG GTGCCCGTAACCGTATATTATGAATCACTTTGTCCAGACAGTGCTAAATTCATCACCGAACAAATTTATCCAGCTGTTAAAGGCGATTTAAAAGACCATGTTGAAATAACTTGGGTACCCTATGGTAAATCATCG tattCCACCCAAGGTTCAGAAGTTAATTTCAATTGTCATCATGGTCCTAACGAATGCTACGGCAATAAGGTGCATGCTTGTGCTATTGATCACATTCAAGCCAACTCATATGAAGCTCAATATACACGCGAATCTTTGACATTGGACTTTATAAACTGTATGATGAAGGCTGGAAAGAATTTCCCCGACAATGTGTATCCTGGTGCCAGATGTGCTCGTGACAATCACATTAATAACTGGGAAAATATACAGCAGTGTGCCAACAGCACTGAAGGCAGCCAGCTTTTAATGAAACACGGTCAAACTACTATGGCTTTCCAAAACCCTTTGATCAGTGTACCCACTGTAGTATTTAAAGAC caATACGACGGTAAAGTAAATGAACAAGCCCAAAGTGATTTCGTTGGAGTTATGTGCAAATACTTTGTCCAACCTTTGCCTAAAATGTGCGCCAGTCGCAATTCGGCTGTAAGCATTGCTACTACACCTTTAGTGGGTCTTTTGGTTTTTGCCTTTGCTAAGCTTTTCATCTAA